One Hippoglossus stenolepis isolate QCI-W04-F060 chromosome 22, HSTE1.2, whole genome shotgun sequence DNA segment encodes these proteins:
- the LOC118101591 gene encoding endoplasmic reticulum-Golgi intermediate compartment protein 2 isoform X3 — protein MISQDEEEATRPEPEHEASVQEESSEPVSLIAFCAMALLAVLEFFVYRDTWMKYEYAVDKDFSSKLRINIDITVAMKCQHVGADILDLAETMITSSGLQYEPVIFDLTPQQRLWQRTLLLIQSRLREEHALQEVLYKTLLKGAPTALPPREDTSIEPLNGCRIHGHMYVNKVAGNLHITVGKPIHHPQGHAHIAAFVSHETYNFSHRIDHLSFGEEIPGIINPLDGTEKITFNHNQMFQYFITVVPTKLNTHKISADTHQFSVTERERLINHAAGSHGVSGIFLKYDTSSLMVTVSEQHMPLWQFLVRLCGIIGGIFSTTGMLHGFVGFCFDVICCRFKLGGYRPREDVHNQMNNVNNHLVPLLADDVPEE, from the exons ATGATATCACAG gacgaggaggaggcgaCGCGTCCTGAACCCGAACATGAGGCGTCTGTCCAGGAGGAAAGCTCTGAGCCTG TGTCGCTGATAGCGTTTTGTGCGATGGCTCTTCTCGCCGTCTTGGAGTTCTTTGTTTATCGAGACACGTGGATGAAATATGAATACGCAGTGGACAAAGACTTTTCCAG TAAACTGAGAATAAACATCGACATCACAGTTGCCATGAAATGCCAGC ATGTGGGAGCAGATATTCTGGATCTGGCTGAGACCATGATCACATCCAGCGGCCTCCAGTACGAACCT GTTATTTTCGACCTGACTCCTCAACAAAGACTGTGGCAAAG GACCCTGCTCCTCATCCAGAGCCGACTGAGAGAGGAACACGCTCTTCAGGAAGTCCTGTACAAAACTCTGCTGAAAGGAGCTCCCACCGCTCTGCCTCCACG ggaggATACATCTATAGAGCCGCTCAATGGCTGCAGGATACACGGACACATGTACGTCAACAAGGTGGCAGGAAATCTGCACATCACTGTGGGGAA GCCGATTCACCATCCGCAGGGTCACGCCCATATCGCAGCTTTCGTGAGCCATGAGA CGTATAACTTCTCCCATCGAATAGACCATCTGTCTTTCGGCGAGGAGATCCCGGGCATCATCAATCCTCTGGACGGCACAGAGAAAATCACCTTTAACC ACAACCAGATGTTCCAGTACTTCATCACCGTGGTGCCGACCAAACTCAACACGCACAAgatctctgcagacacacaccagttTTCTGTCactgagcga GAGCGGCTGATAAACCACGCAGCCGGCAGTCACGGCGTCTCCGGCATCTTCTTGAAGTACGACACCAGCTCTCTGATGGTGACGGTCAGCGAGCAGCACATGCCACTGTGGCAGTTCCTGGTGCGACTCTGCGGCATCATCGGGGGAATATTCTCCACGACAG GGATGCTCCACGGGTTTGTCGGCTTCTGCTTCGATGTGATTTGCTGTCGCTTTAAACTGGGAGGCTACCGGCCCAGAGAG GATGTGCACAACCAGATGAACAATGTGAACAATCACCTCGTCCCTCTGCTGGCTGACGACGTTCCTGAGGAGTAG
- the LOC118101591 gene encoding endoplasmic reticulum-Golgi intermediate compartment protein 2 isoform X2: protein MISQSVEDEEEATRPEPEHEASVQEESSEPVSLIAFCAMALLAVLEFFVYRDTWMKYEYAVDKDFSSKLRINIDITVAMKCQHVGADILDLAETMITSSGLQYEPVIFDLTPQQRLWQRTLLLIQSRLREEHALQEVLYKTLLKGAPTALPPREDTSIEPLNGCRIHGHMYVNKVAGNLHITVGKPIHHPQGHAHIAAFVSHETYNFSHRIDHLSFGEEIPGIINPLDGTEKITFNHNQMFQYFITVVPTKLNTHKISADTHQFSVTERERLINHAAGSHGVSGIFLKYDTSSLMVTVSEQHMPLWQFLVRLCGIIGGIFSTTGMLHGFVGFCFDVICCRFKLGGYRPREDVHNQMNNVNNHLVPLLADDVPEE from the exons ATGATATCACAG TCggtggaggacgaggaggaggcgaCGCGTCCTGAACCCGAACATGAGGCGTCTGTCCAGGAGGAAAGCTCTGAGCCTG TGTCGCTGATAGCGTTTTGTGCGATGGCTCTTCTCGCCGTCTTGGAGTTCTTTGTTTATCGAGACACGTGGATGAAATATGAATACGCAGTGGACAAAGACTTTTCCAG TAAACTGAGAATAAACATCGACATCACAGTTGCCATGAAATGCCAGC ATGTGGGAGCAGATATTCTGGATCTGGCTGAGACCATGATCACATCCAGCGGCCTCCAGTACGAACCT GTTATTTTCGACCTGACTCCTCAACAAAGACTGTGGCAAAG GACCCTGCTCCTCATCCAGAGCCGACTGAGAGAGGAACACGCTCTTCAGGAAGTCCTGTACAAAACTCTGCTGAAAGGAGCTCCCACCGCTCTGCCTCCACG ggaggATACATCTATAGAGCCGCTCAATGGCTGCAGGATACACGGACACATGTACGTCAACAAGGTGGCAGGAAATCTGCACATCACTGTGGGGAA GCCGATTCACCATCCGCAGGGTCACGCCCATATCGCAGCTTTCGTGAGCCATGAGA CGTATAACTTCTCCCATCGAATAGACCATCTGTCTTTCGGCGAGGAGATCCCGGGCATCATCAATCCTCTGGACGGCACAGAGAAAATCACCTTTAACC ACAACCAGATGTTCCAGTACTTCATCACCGTGGTGCCGACCAAACTCAACACGCACAAgatctctgcagacacacaccagttTTCTGTCactgagcga GAGCGGCTGATAAACCACGCAGCCGGCAGTCACGGCGTCTCCGGCATCTTCTTGAAGTACGACACCAGCTCTCTGATGGTGACGGTCAGCGAGCAGCACATGCCACTGTGGCAGTTCCTGGTGCGACTCTGCGGCATCATCGGGGGAATATTCTCCACGACAG GGATGCTCCACGGGTTTGTCGGCTTCTGCTTCGATGTGATTTGCTGTCGCTTTAAACTGGGAGGCTACCGGCCCAGAGAG GATGTGCACAACCAGATGAACAATGTGAACAATCACCTCGTCCCTCTGCTGGCTGACGACGTTCCTGAGGAGTAG
- the ndufb2 gene encoding NADH dehydrogenase [ubiquinone] 1 beta subcomplex subunit 2, mitochondrial: MSSLQRTLGVLRLGSRLFRRGPQRVNIRKGSGGPHIEPQYRQYPQLTKSQQFQSELLSGAMWFWILWHCWHDPDAVLGHFPWPEASEWTDEELGIPPDDEE; this comes from the exons ATGTCTTCTTTACAAAGGACGCTGGGCGTTCTGCGGCTGGGCTCCCGGCTGTTCCGCCGCGGGCCTCAAAGAGTAAACATCCGAAA GGGCAGCGGGGGTCCTCACATCGAGCCGCAGTACAGACAATATCCACAACTGACCAAGAGCCAGCAGTTCCAGTCAGAGCTGCTCAGTGGAGCCATGTGGTTCTGGATCCTGTGGCACTGCTGGCACGACCCGGACGCGGTTCTG GGTCACTTCCCCTGGCCTGAAGCCTCTGAATGGACAGACGAGGAGCTCGGAATCCCACCAGATGATGAAGAATAA
- the kdm7aa gene encoding lysine-specific demethylase 7A isoform X1, which produces MAAAPLYCVCRQPYDVSRFMIECDICKDWFHGSCVQVEEHHAVDIDVYHCPNCDVVHGPSLMKRRNNWHRHDYTEADNGSKPVQAGTPVFVKDLQNRAFASGDEILMRMKGELVTPRYLERHGFNYPIQVTEMGGLGLKLPAPAFSVKDVEQYVGTDKIIDVIDVARQADSKMKLSEFIKYFTKSQRLKVLNLISLEFSDTKMSELVEVPDVAQKMSWVENYWPDDSFFPKPFVQKYCLMGVKDSYTDFHIDFGGTSVWYHVLWGEKIFYLIKPTLANLALYEAWSSSPNQSEVFFGDKVEKCYKCVVTQGTTLLIPTGWIHAVLTSQDCMAFGGNFLHNLNIGMQLRCYEMERRLKTPDLFKFPYFEAICWYVAKNLLEMLKELREDNCPPSTYLVEGVKALISALKTWLKREETEPTSEVPDNIRPNHLIKELTKEIRYLEEEPVSVSKPVKSQGSGCGLASGSNACPATRSTLEKLSQARRARRAARRLREQQRQAPKVPSNLDILEQHTREVLRRLEVGPLDEDPAFCAKVHGKLNKVSTASAIAAAAESLEDNHLRLMLVNGRIISRDMRRPGSSPVKTEGERSSLGQCPPKSCVDVKSEWTQDDQEQHSTVDRPSLLAGLERVKTELREEVSGDSSVSDVESDSDSPTERKASSSSSSSSSSSSSSDEDSESSQEEEEEETGSSQQKGSGHVIELDPSGHKLRHKHKPLKRDRPTSPSTEEAIQGMLSMAGLLCSPKPEKGASSQEPWWSSPSQCSRMEQREPGQHQRLLQGDKSPMDSQGNSSSEAWDNQGLPSPLSRSHTTSPETDFQYCDPSMSPPLHPSKRHAPNPPPISNQATKGKRPKKGMATAKQRLGKILKLSRHSRVFV; this is translated from the exons ATGGCGGCGGCCCCGCTGTACTGTGTCTGCCGGCAGCCCTACGATGTGAGCCGGTTTATGATCGAGTGCGACATCTGCAAAGACTGGTTCCACGGCAG ctgCGTGCAGGTAGAAGAGCATCATGCCGTGGATATCGATGTTTACCACTGTCCCAACTGTGATGTCGTACACGGACCCTCCCTGA TGAAAAGGCGAAACAACTGGCACAGGCACGATTACACGGAGGCCGACAATGGATCGAAGCCGGTTCAAGCTGGCACCCCAGTGTTCGTCAAGGACCTGCAGAACAGAGCCTTTGCCAG TGGTGATGAGATTCTGATGCGGATGAAAGGCGAGCTGGTGACACCCAGGTACCTGGAGAGACACGGCTTCAACTACCCCATCCAGGTCACCGAGATGGGGGGTCTGGGACTCAAACTACCGGCCCCTGCTTTCTCTGTCAAAGACGTGGAGCAGTATGTGG GCACCGACAAAATCATCGATGTGATAGATGTGGCTCGGCAGGCGGACAGCAAGATGAAGCTCAGCGAGTTCATCAAGTATTTCACCAAGTCCCAGCGACTCAAGGTGCTCAACCTCATCAGCCTGGAGTTCTCTGACACTAA GATGTCTGAGTTGGTGGAGGTTCCCGACGTGGCTCAGAAAATGTCCTGGGTTGAGAACTACTGGCCGGACGACTCCTTTTTCCCCAAGCCCTTTGTCCAGAAGTACTGCCTTATGGGGGTCAAGGACAGCTACACAGATTTCCACATAGACTTCGGAGGCACCTCCGTCTGGTACCATGTTCTCTGG GGTGAAAAGATCTTCTACTTGATCAAGCCCACTCTTGCCAACCTTGCACTATATGAGGCATGGAGCTCCTCGCCCAATCAGAGTGAAGTGTTCTTTGGGGACAAAGTGGAGAAGTGCTACAAGTGCGTCGTAACCCAAGGAACCACCCTGCTCATCCCTACAG GCTGGATCCATGCTGTTCTCACCTCTCAGGATTGCATGGCGTTTGGAGGGAACTTCCTTCATAACCTCAATATTGGCATGCAGCTCAG GTGTTATGAAATGGAGCGTCGTCTGAAAACGCCAGACCTCTTTAAGTTTCCGTACTTTGAGGCCATCTGTTGGTACGTGGCCAAGAACCTGCTGGAAATGCTCAAAG agcTCCGTGAGGACAACTGTCCACCATCAACCTACCTGGTGGAGGGAGTCAAGGCTTTAATCAGTGCACTGAAGACCTGGTTGAAAAGAGAG gAGACTGAACCCACCAGTGAGGTACCGGATAATATCAGGCCCAACCATCTCATTAAAGAGCTGACCAAGGAAATCCGCTACTTGGAG GAGGAACCAGTCAGTGTTAGCAAGCCAGTGAAATCTCAGGGAAGCGGGTGCGGTCTAGCATCTGGATCGAACGCCTGCCCGGCCACTCGGTCCACGCTGGAGAAGCTGAGCCAGGCGCGGCGGGCGAGGCGAGCTGCCAGGCGGCTGAgggagcagcagcggcaggCGCCCAAGGTGCCCTCCAACCTGGACATCTTAGAGCAGCACACCAGGGAGGTGCTGAGGAGGCTGGAGGTGGGGCCGCTCGATGAG GATCCAGCGTTCTGTGCCAAGGTTCATGGGAAGCTCAACAAAGTGTCGACTGCATCGGccattgctgctgctgcggagtCTTTAGAGGACAACCACCTCCGGCTGATGCTGGTCAACGGCAGAATCATCAG CAGAGATATGAGGCGACCAGGCAGCAGCCCGGTGAAGACGGAGGGTGAACGGTCATCTCTTGGCCAGTGTCCACCAAAGAGTTGTGTGGATGTGAAGTCGGAGTGGACGCAGGACGACCAAGAGCAGCACAGCACGGTCGACAGGCCCTCACTCCTCG cgGGTCTGGAGCGGGTGAAGACTGAACTCAGGGAAGAAGTCTCAGGAGACTCGAGTGTTTCAGATGTGGAGTCAGACAGTGACTCTCCCACAGAG CGTAAAgcatcgtcgtcgtcgtcgtcatcatcgtcatcgtcgTCCTCGTCTGATGAGGATTCAGAGAGCtcccaggaggaggaagaggaggagacgggctCATCGCAGCAGAAAGGCTCAGGGCACGTCATAGAGCTGGACCCGTCAGGCCACAAACtcaggcacaaacacaaaccactcAAACG AGACCGTCCTACCTCACCCAGCACAGAAGAGGCCATTCAAGGGATGCTGTCCATGGCTGGCCTGCTGTGCTCCCCCAAGCCGGAGAAGGGGGCCTCGTCCCAGGAGCCCTGGTGGTCCAGCCCGAGCCAGTGCTCGCGGATGGAGCAGAGGGAGCCGGGGCAGCACCAGCGCCTCCTGCAGGGGGACAAGAGCCCGATGGACAGCCAGggcaacagcagcagcgaggCCTGGGACAATCAGGGGCTCCCCAGCCCCCTCAGTCGAAGCCACACCACCAGTCCAGAGACGGACTTCCAGTACTGTGAcccctccatgtctcctccgcTGCACCCTTCCAAGAGACACGCCCCAAACCCCCCACCAATCAGCAATCAGGCCACGAAAG GCAAGCGGCCCAAAAAAGGAATGGCCACAGCCAAGCAGAGACTGGGAAAGATCCTGAAACTCAGCAGACACagtcgtgtgtttgtgtag
- the LOC118101591 gene encoding endoplasmic reticulum-Golgi intermediate compartment protein 2 isoform X1: MRRLSRRKALSLVRELDAFPKVSESYVETSASGGTVSLIAFCAMALLAVLEFFVYRDTWMKYEYAVDKDFSSKLRINIDITVAMKCQHVGADILDLAETMITSSGLQYEPVIFDLTPQQRLWQRTLLLIQSRLREEHALQEVLYKTLLKGAPTALPPREDTSIEPLNGCRIHGHMYVNKVAGNLHITVGKPIHHPQGHAHIAAFVSHETYNFSHRIDHLSFGEEIPGIINPLDGTEKITFNHNQMFQYFITVVPTKLNTHKISADTHQFSVTERERLINHAAGSHGVSGIFLKYDTSSLMVTVSEQHMPLWQFLVRLCGIIGGIFSTTGMLHGFVGFCFDVICCRFKLGGYRPREDVHNQMNNVNNHLVPLLADDVPEE, translated from the exons ATGAGGCGTCTGTCCAGGAGGAAAGCTCTGAGCCTGGTGAGGGAGCTGGACGCCTTCCCCAAAGTGTCGGAGAGCTACGTGGAGACGTCAGCGTCGGGGGGGACGG TGTCGCTGATAGCGTTTTGTGCGATGGCTCTTCTCGCCGTCTTGGAGTTCTTTGTTTATCGAGACACGTGGATGAAATATGAATACGCAGTGGACAAAGACTTTTCCAG TAAACTGAGAATAAACATCGACATCACAGTTGCCATGAAATGCCAGC ATGTGGGAGCAGATATTCTGGATCTGGCTGAGACCATGATCACATCCAGCGGCCTCCAGTACGAACCT GTTATTTTCGACCTGACTCCTCAACAAAGACTGTGGCAAAG GACCCTGCTCCTCATCCAGAGCCGACTGAGAGAGGAACACGCTCTTCAGGAAGTCCTGTACAAAACTCTGCTGAAAGGAGCTCCCACCGCTCTGCCTCCACG ggaggATACATCTATAGAGCCGCTCAATGGCTGCAGGATACACGGACACATGTACGTCAACAAGGTGGCAGGAAATCTGCACATCACTGTGGGGAA GCCGATTCACCATCCGCAGGGTCACGCCCATATCGCAGCTTTCGTGAGCCATGAGA CGTATAACTTCTCCCATCGAATAGACCATCTGTCTTTCGGCGAGGAGATCCCGGGCATCATCAATCCTCTGGACGGCACAGAGAAAATCACCTTTAACC ACAACCAGATGTTCCAGTACTTCATCACCGTGGTGCCGACCAAACTCAACACGCACAAgatctctgcagacacacaccagttTTCTGTCactgagcga GAGCGGCTGATAAACCACGCAGCCGGCAGTCACGGCGTCTCCGGCATCTTCTTGAAGTACGACACCAGCTCTCTGATGGTGACGGTCAGCGAGCAGCACATGCCACTGTGGCAGTTCCTGGTGCGACTCTGCGGCATCATCGGGGGAATATTCTCCACGACAG GGATGCTCCACGGGTTTGTCGGCTTCTGCTTCGATGTGATTTGCTGTCGCTTTAAACTGGGAGGCTACCGGCCCAGAGAG GATGTGCACAACCAGATGAACAATGTGAACAATCACCTCGTCCCTCTGCTGGCTGACGACGTTCCTGAGGAGTAG
- the kdm7aa gene encoding lysine-specific demethylase 7A isoform X2 yields MAAAPLYCVCRQPYDVSRFMIECDICKDWFHGSCVQVEEHHAVDIDVYHCPNCDVVHGPSLMKRRNNWHRHDYTEADNGSKPVQAGTPVFVKDLQNRAFASGDEILMRMKGELVTPRYLERHGFNYPIQVTEMGGLGLKLPAPAFSVKDVEQYVGTDKIIDVIDVARQADSKMKLSEFIKYFTKSQRLKVLNLISLEFSDTKMSELVEVPDVAQKMSWVENYWPDDSFFPKPFVQKYCLMGVKDSYTDFHIDFGGTSVWYHVLWGEKIFYLIKPTLANLALYEAWSSSPNQSEVFFGDKVEKCYKCVVTQGTTLLIPTGWIHAVLTSQDCMAFGGNFLHNLNIGMQLRCYEMERRLKTPDLFKFPYFEAICWYVAKNLLEMLKELREDNCPPSTYLVEGVKALISALKTWLKREETEPTSEVPDNIRPNHLIKELTKEIRYLEEEPVSVSKPVKSQGSGCGLASGSNACPATRSTLEKLSQARRARRAARRLREQQRQAPKVPSNLDILEQHTREVLRRLEVGPLDEDPAFCAKVHGKLNKVSTASAIAAAAESLEDNHLRLMLVNGRIIRDMRRPGSSPVKTEGERSSLGQCPPKSCVDVKSEWTQDDQEQHSTVDRPSLLAGLERVKTELREEVSGDSSVSDVESDSDSPTERKASSSSSSSSSSSSSSDEDSESSQEEEEEETGSSQQKGSGHVIELDPSGHKLRHKHKPLKRDRPTSPSTEEAIQGMLSMAGLLCSPKPEKGASSQEPWWSSPSQCSRMEQREPGQHQRLLQGDKSPMDSQGNSSSEAWDNQGLPSPLSRSHTTSPETDFQYCDPSMSPPLHPSKRHAPNPPPISNQATKGKRPKKGMATAKQRLGKILKLSRHSRVFV; encoded by the exons ATGGCGGCGGCCCCGCTGTACTGTGTCTGCCGGCAGCCCTACGATGTGAGCCGGTTTATGATCGAGTGCGACATCTGCAAAGACTGGTTCCACGGCAG ctgCGTGCAGGTAGAAGAGCATCATGCCGTGGATATCGATGTTTACCACTGTCCCAACTGTGATGTCGTACACGGACCCTCCCTGA TGAAAAGGCGAAACAACTGGCACAGGCACGATTACACGGAGGCCGACAATGGATCGAAGCCGGTTCAAGCTGGCACCCCAGTGTTCGTCAAGGACCTGCAGAACAGAGCCTTTGCCAG TGGTGATGAGATTCTGATGCGGATGAAAGGCGAGCTGGTGACACCCAGGTACCTGGAGAGACACGGCTTCAACTACCCCATCCAGGTCACCGAGATGGGGGGTCTGGGACTCAAACTACCGGCCCCTGCTTTCTCTGTCAAAGACGTGGAGCAGTATGTGG GCACCGACAAAATCATCGATGTGATAGATGTGGCTCGGCAGGCGGACAGCAAGATGAAGCTCAGCGAGTTCATCAAGTATTTCACCAAGTCCCAGCGACTCAAGGTGCTCAACCTCATCAGCCTGGAGTTCTCTGACACTAA GATGTCTGAGTTGGTGGAGGTTCCCGACGTGGCTCAGAAAATGTCCTGGGTTGAGAACTACTGGCCGGACGACTCCTTTTTCCCCAAGCCCTTTGTCCAGAAGTACTGCCTTATGGGGGTCAAGGACAGCTACACAGATTTCCACATAGACTTCGGAGGCACCTCCGTCTGGTACCATGTTCTCTGG GGTGAAAAGATCTTCTACTTGATCAAGCCCACTCTTGCCAACCTTGCACTATATGAGGCATGGAGCTCCTCGCCCAATCAGAGTGAAGTGTTCTTTGGGGACAAAGTGGAGAAGTGCTACAAGTGCGTCGTAACCCAAGGAACCACCCTGCTCATCCCTACAG GCTGGATCCATGCTGTTCTCACCTCTCAGGATTGCATGGCGTTTGGAGGGAACTTCCTTCATAACCTCAATATTGGCATGCAGCTCAG GTGTTATGAAATGGAGCGTCGTCTGAAAACGCCAGACCTCTTTAAGTTTCCGTACTTTGAGGCCATCTGTTGGTACGTGGCCAAGAACCTGCTGGAAATGCTCAAAG agcTCCGTGAGGACAACTGTCCACCATCAACCTACCTGGTGGAGGGAGTCAAGGCTTTAATCAGTGCACTGAAGACCTGGTTGAAAAGAGAG gAGACTGAACCCACCAGTGAGGTACCGGATAATATCAGGCCCAACCATCTCATTAAAGAGCTGACCAAGGAAATCCGCTACTTGGAG GAGGAACCAGTCAGTGTTAGCAAGCCAGTGAAATCTCAGGGAAGCGGGTGCGGTCTAGCATCTGGATCGAACGCCTGCCCGGCCACTCGGTCCACGCTGGAGAAGCTGAGCCAGGCGCGGCGGGCGAGGCGAGCTGCCAGGCGGCTGAgggagcagcagcggcaggCGCCCAAGGTGCCCTCCAACCTGGACATCTTAGAGCAGCACACCAGGGAGGTGCTGAGGAGGCTGGAGGTGGGGCCGCTCGATGAG GATCCAGCGTTCTGTGCCAAGGTTCATGGGAAGCTCAACAAAGTGTCGACTGCATCGGccattgctgctgctgcggagtCTTTAGAGGACAACCACCTCCGGCTGATGCTGGTCAACGGCAGAATCATCAG AGATATGAGGCGACCAGGCAGCAGCCCGGTGAAGACGGAGGGTGAACGGTCATCTCTTGGCCAGTGTCCACCAAAGAGTTGTGTGGATGTGAAGTCGGAGTGGACGCAGGACGACCAAGAGCAGCACAGCACGGTCGACAGGCCCTCACTCCTCG cgGGTCTGGAGCGGGTGAAGACTGAACTCAGGGAAGAAGTCTCAGGAGACTCGAGTGTTTCAGATGTGGAGTCAGACAGTGACTCTCCCACAGAG CGTAAAgcatcgtcgtcgtcgtcgtcatcatcgtcatcgtcgTCCTCGTCTGATGAGGATTCAGAGAGCtcccaggaggaggaagaggaggagacgggctCATCGCAGCAGAAAGGCTCAGGGCACGTCATAGAGCTGGACCCGTCAGGCCACAAACtcaggcacaaacacaaaccactcAAACG AGACCGTCCTACCTCACCCAGCACAGAAGAGGCCATTCAAGGGATGCTGTCCATGGCTGGCCTGCTGTGCTCCCCCAAGCCGGAGAAGGGGGCCTCGTCCCAGGAGCCCTGGTGGTCCAGCCCGAGCCAGTGCTCGCGGATGGAGCAGAGGGAGCCGGGGCAGCACCAGCGCCTCCTGCAGGGGGACAAGAGCCCGATGGACAGCCAGggcaacagcagcagcgaggCCTGGGACAATCAGGGGCTCCCCAGCCCCCTCAGTCGAAGCCACACCACCAGTCCAGAGACGGACTTCCAGTACTGTGAcccctccatgtctcctccgcTGCACCCTTCCAAGAGACACGCCCCAAACCCCCCACCAATCAGCAATCAGGCCACGAAAG GCAAGCGGCCCAAAAAAGGAATGGCCACAGCCAAGCAGAGACTGGGAAAGATCCTGAAACTCAGCAGACACagtcgtgtgtttgtgtag